From one Bacteroides fragilis NCTC 9343 genomic stretch:
- a CDS encoding helix-turn-helix domain-containing protein: MEKDQLTFNDLPTVVGELCDRIASMESLLTEKLSKQYETKENTHVPMTVQEACNYLKMPLSTFYYKVKKDDIPVIKQGKHLYIYRDELDRWLESSRKNPVPQSFEDENESLLASHRRKPNSKNW, translated from the coding sequence ATGGAAAAAGACCAACTGACATTCAACGACCTGCCGACTGTGGTAGGCGAACTATGCGACAGAATCGCAAGTATGGAAAGCCTGCTTACGGAGAAACTTTCCAAGCAGTACGAAACCAAAGAGAACACGCACGTCCCCATGACCGTACAGGAGGCTTGCAACTATCTTAAAATGCCGTTGTCGACCTTTTATTACAAGGTCAAGAAGGACGATATTCCGGTTATAAAACAAGGAAAGCATCTCTACATCTATCGTGACGAACTGGATAGATGGCTGGAATCTTCCCGGAAGAATCCGGTTCCGCAAAGTTTCGAGGACGAGAATGAGTCCTTGCTCGCCTCCCATCGCCGTAAACCGAACTCTAAAAACTGGTAG